The Fusarium poae strain DAOMC 252244 chromosome 2, whole genome shotgun sequence nucleotide sequence TGGTAAATCAAGCATGGATCATGACATATGCCGATTCACATGTCAGTCAATCCTATACAGTCCGCAGGGGTTACAAATATAAACCGGGTATATTGCCACCGTAGAGCCCTAGTATAGATACTATCAgtgttaatatatatactttaaaaagattaatttttatatagaaagtaatatatttatattaagctaatagtctaataattagctactatttttaatataataaataaattactcctttatacttaaagctaattaaattaataggcttttattaataatatcttaagctataataattatatcttcttatatatctttattaaaatagttaatattataataattatttatctatattattataatagcctatagattcttaataatatttaaattaaggctatattaagCCTAagttataactttataaaggaaatactattataaatacttttatatataagatactatatataaaggactattattatattaataaataatattttctaTCTATTTAAGCTACTTAacctattaaataaagtaattaatataattaaaaggcctaatataataagatagattattatttaaaatattatttataaagatataaactAAGCTTTTCTAATacttagtaataatactttaagtatttctattaaacttaatatattttatactatagaaattaataacttctttattaatatagactataataaaataatagctacttttaatattataaaaagtctttttattaaaaaaggtaatataactataaatctaattattAGAATAAGGCtaataagtaaaagtattataatatattttaatatatttaaaataaattaatagattaatcttaggctttttattaagatattaaagcctaaagctaaaagtatttatacttatattaatagtattaatattaatatctttaagacctagtataaagaattaaaagtcttattaatagactttttaataaaactagtCTTTAAAGAGAAACTATTATAGACTCTTAAgctacttattaataaatctctttttctaaagatataaaatatctttcttaagaataaaaaagtattataaagtataattaacttaatactatatatatcctataacttataaaatattaattagctttataaaaatatcttaaaataatactttataataaagcctttaattataaaatagcttttttaattattaattttataccTAAAATAACTCTTAAAGaagactataattataactttaattaagtattctaggagatataaatatattatattataaaatataactatttttatctttatatatataaaaattaatattaaatattattttaatataaagaaatagttaaaatagctataaaattaaggtaattataatattaaaagtaataaaagtgctattaaagaaagctattagtaataaaagttatagcttattatatagttattctattacttctttattatattaaaggctatattattttaagctagaattttctatttaaagttactttCTAATGCCTATAGCCTCTATAAGTACCCTATAAGACCTCtataaattctatatataccttattaaaaaatagcTAATAAGGGATAGCTTGCAGTAAGGCAggtataaagaaaaaagtggAAATTTACATTTATAACCCCTGCGGACTGTACTGTATGTACGGTATTATTACAGACTCCCTTTCGTGATGGATGATCAAGGTTGGGGAGGCCGGGTTCTTACTTCTGGGGCTGAAGTTGGAgctggggttggggttggtTGATCAAGTTAGGCTGGACATCGATTAGTTATGGCACCATCGTGTCTGCACTCTGCAACTTTGCGTTGCGTCGCGTCGCACCTTTGACGCCTCTTTCATCAGCCCgggcctctttttttttgcttctcATCCACTGTACTATGTACGTACAGGTACAGAAATGTTATTGGGAGATACAGTGGCGGAAAGCCGTTGTGTTGAAAGTCTAGTACATTAGTAGGTACTGTAGTTAGATGGATGCCCCTGAACCGACCTACCTACgctgtcatcatcgtcattgcTGATTTATCTCTCTACCCGTCTTGGCTCTAatccaccaaccaaccaacgaTGGACAGAATTTCTGAGCGAAACCCTTTTGCAAGCGAACCACAGAGAGCGAGCGCGCGAAGCGGAACAGCTCTGTAGACGAATTAAATCAGTCAACTTCCCGGGCAATAAATGAACGACTAAGTTTGAATCTTCAGGGGTGAACTTCTGGGCACGGCAGATGTGGAAATTGCCTGACTCTTGTCAAGACCCAACTCGATACCCTTCATCAGCCTCAGTTTGGTTTTTGGTTTTTGGTTTTTCCTAAATGACTCTTGAGTTTTCCACACTGCTTCTTCCCGCACAACAAGGAAATCTTCCGCTGCCAATCATTTGagataaaaaaaaacaaagaagATTTGCAACCGATGCTCCATCAGACCCAGTAATGCACACAGCCAACAGTGGAGGTGAGGGCCCGACCGACTTCGAGAAGccgacctgacctgacctggcCGGCTTTTGTTCTTACTTGCATCATTTCGCGTATCAAGAAGCCCATGTCTCGCCCCTTTTAACGGCTTTGAACTTGGGTCAGTTCCACAATGAAGGAGCAAAGACAGGACGATCACGAGAAccctgatgatgatgatgatgatgatggtgatgattaTGGATGATGACAAGGACAATGGAACTGTAGCATCCCGCCTGACAGCGATTCTGTTGGTTCCGATGGAAATTGAGGCTAGGCaaacatctcatctcattaCCCTACCCTATTTAGCCCACTCATTTATGACATTTCAATTGTTGGCGTCTGACGGATACACCGTACATACAGTTCTACCTGCATCGTGACTGGTCCTTGAACTCTGTCCCTATCCGTTCTAGTCAGGGACCAAAGGTTacatgtcatcatcatcacatgaACCCCGATCAACAGCGCTATATCGCTATAGGCATAGTTGCCGAGCCTGAGCATCCGTGCTCTAATTTTACCCAGAGGCCATTCGCATAAGACAACCCCAGCAGAAAACGTATGACCCAAGCTTAGGGTACAGAAAATAGACAGTCTAATGGCGGGTCTGATGTGACATAAAAGTAACCAGATTATTCTATCTCTTGGGTAAGTACGGATAATCAGGGACTTTTATGAAGTAACTGTCCATTGAGATTTGTCACTGCTTATGAACTTGATCGGTTGTGCAACCACAAACTCACTCTCCCAGTCCAAGGGTACGCTCAGCATCACCAAAGCGCGGACCCATGCCGTTTTTAAAAGCAGATCATATGCACCGGCATCTTACGGTCTACCCGATTGCTGGTTACTAGCCTGTATCTACAAAGTACATTCCCTTGATGCTTCATGTGGGCGTGTTTGTGTCTCTGCCTTCCATGGTACCTAGGTGTAGGTATGCTTAATGGTTAAAGCTTGCTGCTCAGCCACAGCCtctattatttttaagttcGCGAAACTCTGTGCACCTTGGCCAGGTACGCACTGCGTTTGAGGTAAGTCAAGTCTATCGTCGAACCCAACTTTAGGCGTACTAGTCTTCCCGAATTGCCCATTTCAGCCCTAGTTCCTTACCGAGAAAAGGGAAAAACTCAACGTTCAACGTTTCACCATTCTTGGCTCGGGTACTACCAACATGTTGTCTCAAGGTGTACTATACCAAAGTAGAGGCTCCAATACCGCGGAGATAAGAACATATCCATttggaaaagagagaaaacaACAACATGTATGTACGAAATAGGGGATGACAGCTCTGCTAAGACATGGGCAACATTAGCAAGAAACCCTGCCAGATGAACAGAACGTTTCTATACCAAAAGAGCAATATAGCGCCGAACCCTGCGATTTAAAATGGCAGCTGGGGACCtcgaatatatatatagtacaGCCGAATATCATTGCATGCAAGGTACCGCGTTACACTGCAAATTCTTTCTGCGAAATGATGTTGTACACATTTCTTCACCGTCTCTTTGTCGATTCTTGCCTTACACGAGTACATCACATCGTATACCATGAAAGAATTCTCTTGTCAATACGACAGAATGCAGTAGAAAAGAACAGCCCACTAGACActccttcaacttcaacttgaAACCCGCCTCCAAACAACCGGCTCAAAAGCCGCCAcatccttctcctccacaCACACCCCGAAGCTCCGTGCTCTTTCCAGAAATCCCGAATAGACCAGGggtcttttttctcttgAGCTTTCCTCGTTCTTCTCACTCGTTGATAGTGTACCGTACAGTACATACATGGTAAAGGTTCGTTCTCGGCCGAGCGTTGCACAGCCCAGTGGGACTGTATGCACACCCCTTTTTCGCCTAAAGCGTCATTCACGTCTAGTCTCGATCCTAGTCCGGGAGATGGATGCGATGTTCTACTCAGGGTTGCATTTCGTATCTCGAATTGATtaatgaaaagaaaaagcaaaaaagtGAAAGCCAATTCGCAGTTGTTGTTAGAAAGGTTTGTGATTGTAAGCAGTTATGTCATACCCAAACGCCCATGACACTTGATCAACTATATAAATGCATAACATTATACGCATCGCCacaaaagtaaaaagaaaagctgAGTAGCTGAGTAATGTAAATAGGATACTACCACTGCCGGCAAACAGAATTCCCTGTTCGATCGCCCGACGTTCGTCGGAGAGGGCCTCCCAGCAATTTTGAGTACCGCACGGGCAGCTGAAAAAGCGATCGTGCAGCACCGGCGCGAATGCGGTTGTCCAAATCGGCATACGGGTCCAGAATagccaacaagatcaaggctAGCTTGCCCATACTGTTCCACCTTCCGATCTGGTTCTCTATTGTGTTTTGCTGGTTGAGCAAGAGGGGATCCAAAACGTCCATCCCTGTCTTATGCCAGATTCGTGAACCGACAAGTCCCGGCGAACATTAATGTTCATTGTACTTGAGACAAACGATCTGCTGCGCTGCTGTACTTCTTATGCACTGGTGCTAAAGTAGTAATTCTCCCACAGGTACTCGTAGTCTTCAAGGATACCTCCAATAAAAGAGGGCATCCTCTTGCTAACTCCTCCCACAACGCCCTTGGTGATGTTCTCGTAGGCAGCACCCCTCATAGCCCACCAACCCATGGCCCATCCACGCTTGCTCCATTCTTCACGCTCCAGGGACGTAGTCCGCAGACCGCGGTCCCTCAATTGTCGGGCCGCGTACTCGACTGCAAATCCGATCAACCAGGGGGTCCAAGCTTTCTTGTCCCCTCCGCGCCTGATGCTGTGAGCCATGGCGGCAGCGTAGATGAGTGGCGACAAGATCTGCAGAATCTCGGCACCGTGGCTGCTGCCCTGGAGCTGGTTGAGCAGCTTAGTCGCAGGCTTAATGTCATCAGCGGTCAATACACGGCCTAGCAAGTAGGAGCTGATATCTCCGCCAGTAGGCAGCGATGGCAGGCTCATACCCGTTCGGGGCATGTTCCACTCGCGCTCGTGCGCAGGTCTCGACGACTGTGAAGATCCTGACCCGTCCGCCGATATCTCATCCATCAGCTCGCTCTCACTTCGATACGCaatctcttcatcctcatccgcAGCTGCTGCGTCTTCTGGAATAGGCTCTCGCTCCGGTAACACCGGCGTGACCAGTGGCCGAGACTTGGTAATGCGTAGGAGCAAAAGCCGACAGAATGCCTTTAGTGCTTCGAGGAGCAAGACCACCTTCCACCGGGACTTCTCGCCGCCCTTTCGCTTGGCTGTCATTTCCCATAACATCTCCGTATATATGATCATCTGCAAAAACATGGCTATTCTTCGATACGCGCCACTCCTCTGGGTCCAGTATCGTGTGTATCGAGCATGCGCCGATGGCATGCTGGCCATCGGCAGACGTGCGATAGCCTTTTGAAGTAGGGAGTCATGGTATAGTGATAGGAGTTGAACACCCGAATGGATCGACTCGGATGCGATTTCGGCATCGCGGAAACGGCCTAGTAGTGTGATTAGATAATGCTCTTGTAATGAAAGAGTGCCTTCCAGATTGGCTCACCTGGAATTATATATGTCAAGCTCCGTAGAGCACTCTCAATCTGCGAGACTTGGCCGGCGTTCTTGGTTATAAACTCGTCGTACATGGAGAGCCATTGTGGAGGTAATGATAGAATGCGACCGATTCCTGGTCGCGGTGACTGTTTAGAAGCCATAGGGGGAGATGGTGGTGGTATATTGGTAGAATTAGGGGCTGAATTTGGCAAATCGCGCGTCAAAGATGGATCCATGTCGATGTCAGTGTTGTTAGGGATAGGGTATTCTATAGAAAGGAGATGCGCGCGTGATGTTGAAGCAACGAATAATTTGGTCAGTCACCAGCCATGACGCGTCAATAGAAGTTAAGGACGCAGTTTTTAGTGATGGCGGTGATGTCGAAAGGCGGTGGGTGATGTTTGTGTATTGAGTGTAGTTGTATTGAGGTTGATTTTGATTATGGATGGGATGCTGGTCAGCCAGCTCAGTCCCTGGGGCTGCCCGCCCAATTCACTCCGAGGCACGTCACCTTCTGTTGTCGAGAATGTGGAGGTGGCGCGCGCCTAAGGCCGGCGACCTCGGCACATGCGCCGAGGTACCCTACACATGGCAGTTGATAGAGGTGAACAACGAATATTCATAAAGTTGTTGTCAATTATTTGATGCTATATAACTTGCGAATAACTCATGTGTCTTTCTTTATCTTCACCAAATCAGTTTACCAGAGATTGATATAATGTTGGTTTTGGTTGCCTAACAATTTCACACGAGCACCTCTTGGGCATACCGACCACAAAACACCCATCTCTACTACCTACCCAGGCAGGTAGATGTTACGCTCCTCAATACTTTACACCCGCGTAGGCTCTTAAGGTGGCTATTTTCAAGTGAGTCATGTCACTCAGGACCTGTAATCGCAACCATTCGTATTCATTCGTTGCCTtgctaataatatatctgGTTGATCGCAGCCTAAAAGCACGCACACCAGAACTCCTACGCTTGTCTAAAAACCAACGCAGGTTTGGTCTCCTGCTCTGTATAGATATAGAACTATGCCCAAACTCCATTCACTAGCATACCCCCGATAGAATTGATATGGATTCGGAGATCGGTTGTCTGTGCCAATCCAATTGTCCATCCTCGCCAACCATAAAGGCTGCCACCTCCTCGACAAGATCCCATTCCCCAGTTATTGGATTCTTCTCTGCATAACGAAAGATAATGTTCATACCAAGATCCTCGAATACCAATTCTCTTCTTCTGAGCCGTAGCCACTgctcgtcttcgtcgtcctccATGGCGTTCATCGACTCAACCTCCCAATTCTTGAGCGCGATTGCGCGGAACACGCGGCTATCGCGCAGGGCATTTCGAATGGGATATTTCCCAAGGATACGGATGGCGTCTTCCTTGACGACTTTATCTCGACACCCGAAAGCCGACACAAAAAGCGGCCATGTCCAGCCAGAGTCCATTGCAAAGCCACAGTTGGGACGAGATGCAATTAGTGTCTCGGCGATGACATTGATCTGACTATACTGGGGTGTGAGATCCTTGGCTGTTTCGAGACCAGAGTATCGTGGCATGGATGTATACACGTAAAGAATGAGGAACTCAATGTGCAGATTGATGGCGTTTAGGTAAGATTGTGAGTCACTCTGTCGATCATCCGAAACAGTTTGAAGCAAAGGGCTGAACGAGGTTGACCATCGATGGAGCCATGATCTCGAATCCTCCAAGAATTTAGCGATTCGTGGGTTCTGTCTCACACTGGACAACTTGGCTAAAAGTTCATTCCTGTCTTTAACCTTTGGTAACGCGAGCTGTGCCGTTGTCGCAGTCAGAAGAGGAATGTACTGAACCATGAACCTCTGCAGTAAAGTCCAGTAGCCATGGGCCTCATCCAACGAGCTGAAAGCTGCCGGCATATCATCGATAACGGTAATGTTGGTCTGTCGGGGTCGAAAGTAGGGTGAGTGTTTAGTGAACGGTGCAATACCTGGAGGTCTCTGTGGTACTGCTCGTGGGGGTGTCTGTTGGTCTGGCATTGCCCGTGGACTTGCTTGACTCTGAGGACTTGGCAAACCGACAGAATTTTGTTGACCTGGAGTCGCGCCAGCCCATGGTGTACCAGGTTGGCTCACTGGACTGGACATGTTCCGAGGGCTGGAAGCCTGGTTCGGAGGAGCTCTATTGGACACAACACCAGGTGGCTTAGGTGGAAAGAAGAACTTCTTATAGGAGCCCATGAAAGATCGCGACTGCAACTCCAGGGGCTTATAGCAGTCCAGGATCTCCTGAACCAGCGCAGGAGGTGCTGGTGCGATTCTGACAAGACTGGGGGCTTTGTCCG carries:
- a CDS encoding hypothetical protein (TransMembrane:2 (i133-151o163-182i)~BUSCO:30558at5125), coding for MDPSLTRDLPNSAPNSTNIPPPSPPMASKQSPRPGIGRILSLPPQWLSMYDEFITKNAGQVSQIESALRSLTYIIPGRFRDAEIASESIHSGVQLLSLYHDSLLQKAIARLPMASMPSAHARYTRYWTQRSGAYRRIAMFLQMIIYTEMLWEMTAKRKGGEKSRWKVVLLLEALKAFCRLLLLRITKSRPLVTPVLPEREPIPEDAAAADEDEEIAYRSESELMDEISADGSGSSQSSRPAHEREWNMPRTGMSLPSLPTGGDISSYLLGRVLTADDIKPATKLLNQLQGSSHGAEILQILSPLIYAAAMAHSIRRGGDKKAWTPWLIGFAVEYAARQLRDRGLRTTSLEREEWSKRGWAMGWWAMRGAAYENITKGVVGGVSKRMPSFIGGILEDYEYLWENYYFSTSA
- a CDS encoding hypothetical protein (BUSCO:16076at5125) is translated as MEIQFSIPINGGRNSSAGSTSASASSTERSANGTAARGGGTHRFALETRARHTRRSSSRARTGCATCEKRHVKCDETKPSCLNCLKWRGSCDGYVDASAPTSEATATEQRPRPATSRSKPSTNSSAKSRTAPKIKVSTGPTAVTARVPTILEEPSINTICFTSSEQRSYFDEWSSLSVTFLSGGLGDSRLWTTTMPQLTLQEPSLRYAAMAVGALRKSSNVEFEASSPGNELAGNNKHYLNAIVYYCEALQLQAKARPTKEGLRTALLASLLFICFETQRGNMPAALKHIIHGFSMLNELAACSDKAPSLVRIAPAPPALVQEILDCYKPLELQSRSFMGSYKKFFFPPKPPGVVSNRAPPNQASSPRNMSSPVSQPGTPWAGATPGQQNSVGLPSPQSQASPRAMPDQQTPPRAVPQRPPGIAPFTKHSPYFRPRQTNITVIDDMPAAFSSLDEAHGYWTLLQRFMVQYIPLLTATTAQLALPKVKDRNELLAKLSSVRQNPRIAKFLEDSRSWLHRWSTSFSPLLQTVSDDRQSDSQSYLNAINLHIEFLILYVYTSMPRYSGLETAKDLTPQYSQINVIAETLIASRPNCGFAMDSGWTWPLFVSAFGCRDKVVKEDAIRILGKYPIRNALRDSRVFRAIALKNWEVESMNAMEDDEDEQWLRLRRRELVFEDLGMNIIFRYAEKNPITGEWDLVEEVAAFMVGEDGQLDWHRQPISESISILSGETKPALVFRQA